One Fundidesulfovibrio magnetotacticus genomic window carries:
- a CDS encoding DNA-methyltransferase translates to MREVFENGIVSCGDALGILREMPGASVDAVLTDPPYSSGGLHMAARQADPADKYQRTGTKRTYPPMLGDLKDQRSFTMWATLWLGECWRVSRSGAPCMVFSDWRQLPAMTDALQGAGWAWRGIVVWHKPSARPNLGEFKHDTEFVLYAVKDKARPTHRRCLPGVFKHAVNTARKVHVTGKPVELVKDLLAVTPEGATVLDPFMGGGTTALACLETKRRFVGAELSPEYMDLLTARIRQAEEALKQA, encoded by the coding sequence ATGCGCGAGGTCTTTGAAAACGGAATAGTATCTTGCGGCGACGCGCTCGGCATCCTTCGGGAGATGCCGGGCGCGTCCGTCGATGCGGTGCTCACCGATCCGCCCTATTCGAGCGGAGGGCTGCACATGGCGGCCCGCCAGGCGGACCCGGCGGACAAGTACCAAAGGACGGGCACGAAACGCACCTACCCGCCCATGCTGGGCGACCTCAAGGACCAAAGGTCATTCACCATGTGGGCCACGCTGTGGCTGGGTGAATGTTGGCGCGTGTCTAGGTCCGGCGCGCCGTGCATGGTCTTCAGCGACTGGCGGCAGCTCCCGGCCATGACCGACGCCCTCCAGGGGGCCGGGTGGGCGTGGCGCGGCATCGTGGTGTGGCACAAGCCAAGCGCCCGGCCCAACCTGGGCGAGTTCAAGCACGACACCGAGTTCGTGCTCTATGCAGTGAAGGACAAGGCCCGCCCAACCCATCGCCGTTGCCTGCCCGGCGTGTTCAAGCACGCGGTGAACACGGCCAGGAAGGTCCACGTCACCGGCAAGCCGGTGGAGCTGGTCAAGGACCTCCTGGCCGTGACGCCCGAAGGGGCGACGGTGCTTGACCCGTTCATGGGCGGAGGCACCACGGCGCTGGCCTGCCTGGAGACGAAACGGCGCTTCGTAGGGGCGGAGTTGTCGCCCGAATACATGGACCTCCTCACCGCCCGCATCAGGCAGGCAGAGGAGGCGTTAAAACAGGCGTGA
- a CDS encoding Com family DNA-binding transcriptional regulator — MREIRCGHCKRLLAKGSVVEIEIKCPRCQTLNHVRAASPSTEGHGASAQEAPCARSLKTE; from the coding sequence ATGAGGGAAATACGTTGCGGCCACTGTAAGCGTCTTCTGGCCAAAGGCAGCGTGGTGGAAATCGAGATCAAATGCCCCCGCTGCCAAACCCTCAACCACGTGAGGGCCGCGAGCCCCAGCACCGAAGGCCATGGAGCCTCTGCCCAGGAGGCACCATGCGCGAGGTCTTTGAAAACGGAATAG